From one Fusobacterium mortiferum ATCC 9817 genomic stretch:
- a CDS encoding methylaspartate mutase subunit E has product MKLKFKKWTEEEFFQVREEVLKGWPTGKDVDLEEAVKYHKSLPASKNFSKKLLDAKKAGITLAQPRAGVALIDEHIELLNFLDTEGGADLLPSTIDSYTRQNKYENCEKGIEESKKAGRSLLNGFPGVNHGVTGCRRVVEATNLPLQLRHGTPDARLLSEIMLAAGFTSDEGGGISYNVPYAKSVSLEKTLIDWQYVDRLVGWYEEHGVSINREPFGPLTGTLVPPSMSNAVGILEGLMAAEQGVKNITLGYGQCGNLIQDVAAIRALESQAEEYFKEFGYNDIQLTTVFHQWMGGFPEDEAKAFGVISNGASAAALAGATKVIVKTPHEAIGVPTKEANAAGIRATKMVLNLLRGQKLSTSPELEKEIEIIKAETKCILDKVYELGNGDWAIGIVKAFEQGVLDVPFAPSIYNAGKMMPARDNVGKVRYLALGNVPLSKELADYNMAQLEERGKFEGRPVTFQMTVDDIFAVGKGTLIGRPEKK; this is encoded by the coding sequence ATGAAACTTAAATTTAAAAAATGGACCGAAGAAGAATTCTTCCAAGTGAGAGAAGAAGTTTTAAAAGGATGGCCTACTGGTAAAGATGTAGACCTTGAAGAAGCTGTTAAATACCATAAATCATTACCTGCATCTAAAAACTTTTCTAAAAAATTGTTAGATGCTAAAAAAGCTGGAATAACTTTAGCACAACCTAGAGCAGGAGTTGCTCTAATTGATGAGCATATTGAGCTTTTAAACTTCTTAGATACTGAAGGAGGAGCTGATTTATTACCAAGTACTATCGACTCTTACACTAGACAAAATAAATACGAAAATTGTGAAAAAGGAATAGAGGAATCTAAAAAAGCTGGAAGATCTCTTCTTAACGGATTTCCTGGTGTAAACCATGGAGTTACAGGATGTAGAAGAGTTGTAGAAGCTACTAATTTACCTTTACAATTAAGACATGGAACTCCAGATGCTAGATTACTTTCTGAAATAATGTTAGCTGCTGGATTTACTTCTGATGAAGGTGGAGGAATCAGCTATAATGTTCCTTATGCTAAATCAGTTTCACTAGAAAAAACTCTCATTGACTGGCAATATGTAGACAGATTAGTAGGATGGTATGAAGAGCATGGAGTATCTATCAACAGAGAACCATTTGGTCCATTAACAGGAACATTAGTACCTCCTTCAATGTCAAACGCTGTTGGAATTCTTGAAGGATTAATGGCTGCTGAACAAGGAGTTAAAAATATAACTTTAGGATATGGACAATGTGGAAACTTAATTCAAGACGTAGCTGCTATAAGAGCTCTTGAATCACAAGCTGAAGAGTATTTTAAAGAGTTTGGTTATAATGATATTCAATTAACTACTGTATTCCATCAATGGATGGGAGGATTCCCAGAAGATGAAGCTAAAGCATTTGGAGTAATATCTAATGGTGCTTCTGCTGCTGCATTAGCTGGTGCTACAAAAGTTATAGTTAAAACTCCTCACGAAGCTATTGGAGTACCTACAAAAGAGGCAAATGCTGCTGGTATAAGAGCTACAAAAATGGTTCTTAACTTGCTTAGAGGACAAAAACTTTCTACTTCTCCAGAATTAGAAAAAGAGATAGAAATAATTAAAGCTGAAACTAAGTGTATTTTAGATAAAGTCTATGAATTAGGAAATGGAGATTGGGCTATTGGTATAGTTAAAGCATTTGAGCAAGGTGTTCTTGATGTTCCATTCGCTCCTTCAATTTATAACGCTGGTAAAATGATGCCTGCTAGAGATAATGTAGGAAAAGTTAGATACTTAGCTTTAGGAAATGTTCCATTAAGTAAAGAATTAGCTGATTACAATATGGCTCAATTAGAAGAAAGAGGAAAATTCGAAGGAAGACCTGTTACTTTCCAAATGACAGTAGATGATATTTTTGCCGTTGGAAAAGGAACTTTAATAGGAAGACCTGAGAAAAAATAG
- the glmL gene encoding methylaspartate mutase accessory protein GlmL: protein MKAYLAIDFGSTYTKLTAIDLDNEVILATAKDITTVEDDIMIGFNKAFNKLKIEINKKINFDEINFVNKTACSSAAGGLKMVAIGLVPELTAEAAKKAALGAGARVIKTYAYELNSRELEEIKNTALDIILLAGGTDGGNKECIIHNAKMLAEFKVKIPVVVAGNKAATDEIENILKEAEIDCYITENVMPFINKLNVEPSREEIRKVFMNKIVEAKGMKKAEEFIKGILMPTPAAVLKASEILATGTDEEEGLGDLIVVDIGGATTDIHSIAKGEPTKPSIMIKGLEEPYAKRTVEGDLGMRYSAIALLEASGTRKIRNYLHDSLKQIDVKAQCQFRHDNIKMVPQSEEEIRFDEAMAKAATELAMTRHCGVLECVYTPMGTMFNQSGKDLTETPYVIGTGGVIIHSLNPKDILKAGNFNEEDPIHLKPIAPKFLVDKTYILSSMGLLAQEYPNTAIRIMKKYLVEA from the coding sequence ATGAAAGCTTATTTAGCAATAGATTTTGGAAGTACATATACTAAATTGACAGCTATTGACTTAGATAATGAAGTTATTTTAGCTACTGCTAAAGATATCACCACTGTTGAAGATGATATAATGATAGGTTTTAACAAAGCTTTCAACAAATTAAAAATCGAAATTAATAAAAAAATTAATTTTGATGAAATTAATTTCGTTAATAAAACCGCTTGTTCATCAGCAGCTGGTGGATTAAAAATGGTCGCTATAGGATTGGTCCCAGAGCTTACAGCTGAAGCTGCTAAAAAAGCTGCTTTAGGAGCAGGAGCAAGAGTTATTAAAACTTATGCTTATGAGCTTAATAGTAGAGAATTAGAAGAAATAAAAAATACAGCTTTAGATATTATTTTATTGGCTGGTGGAACAGATGGTGGAAATAAAGAGTGTATTATTCACAACGCTAAAATGCTAGCTGAATTTAAAGTTAAGATTCCTGTTGTTGTAGCTGGAAATAAAGCTGCTACTGATGAAATAGAAAATATTTTAAAAGAAGCTGAAATAGATTGTTATATTACTGAAAATGTTATGCCTTTTATAAATAAATTAAATGTTGAACCCTCTAGAGAAGAAATTAGAAAAGTTTTTATGAATAAAATAGTAGAAGCAAAAGGTATGAAAAAAGCTGAAGAGTTTATAAAAGGAATTTTAATGCCTACACCAGCAGCAGTTTTAAAAGCTTCTGAAATTTTAGCAACTGGAACTGATGAAGAGGAAGGATTAGGAGATCTAATAGTTGTAGATATTGGAGGGGCTACTACTGACATACATTCTATAGCTAAAGGTGAGCCTACTAAACCATCAATTATGATTAAAGGACTTGAAGAACCATATGCTAAAAGAACTGTTGAAGGAGACTTAGGAATGAGATATTCTGCAATTGCTCTTTTAGAAGCTTCAGGAACTAGAAAAATTAGAAATTATTTACATGATTCTCTAAAACAAATTGATGTAAAAGCTCAATGTCAATTTAGACATGATAATATTAAAATGGTCCCTCAAAGTGAAGAGGAAATAAGATTTGATGAAGCTATGGCAAAAGCTGCTACTGAATTAGCTATGACTAGACATTGTGGTGTTCTAGAGTGTGTATATACTCCTATGGGAACTATGTTTAATCAAAGCGGAAAAGATTTAACTGAAACTCCATATGTTATTGGTACTGGTGGAGTTATTATTCACAGTTTAAATCCTAAAGATATTTTAAAAGCTGGAAATTTCAATGAGGAAGATCCTATCCATTTGAAACCAATAGCTCCAAAATTTTTAGTTGATAAAACTTACATACTATCTTCAATGGGACTTTTAGCTCAAGAATATCCAAATACCGCTATAAGAATAATGAAAAAATATTTAGTAGAAGCTTAA
- the glmS gene encoding methylaspartate mutase subunit S, with protein sequence MEKNGKKVVIGVIGSDCHAVGNKIIHHVLEANGFDVINVGVLSPQADFINAAVETNADAIIVSSLYGHGELDCQGMRDKCKEAGLNNILLYVGGNIVVGKQVWEDVEKRFKAMGFDRVYKPGTPIEDTTEDLKKDLGIA encoded by the coding sequence ATGGAAAAAAACGGAAAAAAAGTTGTAATTGGAGTTATAGGTTCAGATTGTCATGCTGTTGGAAATAAAATTATTCATCATGTTTTAGAGGCAAATGGATTTGATGTAATCAACGTAGGAGTTCTTTCTCCACAAGCCGATTTTATTAATGCTGCTGTTGAAACAAATGCTGATGCAATAATAGTTTCTTCTCTTTATGGACATGGAGAATTAGATTGCCAAGGTATGAGAGATAAATGCAAAGAAGCTGGACTAAATAACATTCTTCTTTATGTAGGTGGAAATATAGTTGTTGGAAAACAAGTATGGGAAGATGTAGAAAAAAGATTTAAAGCTATGGGATTTGATAGAGTTTATAAACCAGGAACTCCTATTGAAGATACAACAGAAGACTTGAAAAAAGATTTAGGAATTGCATAA
- a CDS encoding ribosome maturation factor RimP, translating into MEKLDNQQKIIEKIEKIVTPVVNEMGLSLVDIEYMQDGGYWYVRIYVENLNGEITLEECAAISGKIDEDVDKLIEQRFFLEVSSPGIERPLKKIEDFIRFKGEKIKVSLKHKINDKKSFEGIITECKDNIIFLEIEEENIVEIPFSEVKKANIIYEFDEI; encoded by the coding sequence GTGGAAAAACTAGATAACCAACAAAAAATAATAGAAAAAATAGAAAAGATAGTTACACCTGTTGTCAATGAAATGGGATTATCTCTTGTGGATATTGAATACATGCAAGATGGTGGGTATTGGTATGTTAGAATTTATGTAGAAAATTTAAATGGAGAAATAACTTTAGAGGAGTGTGCTGCTATTAGTGGAAAAATCGATGAAGATGTAGATAAGCTGATAGAACAAAGATTTTTCTTAGAGGTATCTTCTCCTGGAATAGAGAGACCATTAAAGAAAATAGAGGATTTCATAAGATTTAAAGGTGAAAAAATAAAAGTTAGTTTGAAACATAAAATTAATGATAAGAAAAGTTTTGAAGGAATAATCACAGAGTGTAAAGATAATATAATCTTCTTAGAAATTGAAGAAGAAAATATTGTAGAAATTCCTTTTTCAGAAGTGAAAAAAGCAAATATTATTTATGAGTTTGATGAAATTTAA
- the nusA gene encoding transcription termination factor NusA, producing the protein MKSKDAKIFLEALEELEKEKGISKESLLSTVEQALLAAYKKNYGEEEDVEVEIDRETGDVKIYEVKTVVPTEDLYDAAIEISYDDALEIKKRVKIGEVIRIEVNCEEFRRNAIQNGKQIVIQKVREAEREYIYDRFKVKEHDIINGIIRRIDERKNVFIEFDGIEAILPPVEQSPADTYRVGERIKVYLAEVEKTNKFPKIVISRKHEGLLRKLFELEIPEITSGLIEIKAVAREAGSRAKVAVYSADPNIDTVGACIGQKGLRIKNIVNELNGEKIDIVVWKESVEEFVSAVLSPAKVVSVEVVEEENTARVIVDNSQLSLAIGKNGQNARLAAKLTGMRVDIKTADRVEEGE; encoded by the coding sequence ATGAAAAGTAAAGACGCTAAAATATTTTTAGAGGCTTTGGAAGAGTTAGAAAAAGAAAAAGGTATAAGCAAAGAGAGTCTTCTTTCAACAGTTGAGCAAGCTCTATTAGCAGCTTATAAAAAGAACTATGGAGAAGAGGAGGATGTAGAAGTAGAAATTGACAGAGAAACTGGAGATGTAAAAATCTATGAAGTAAAAACTGTTGTACCTACTGAAGATTTATATGATGCTGCTATTGAAATATCTTACGATGATGCTTTAGAAATCAAAAAGAGAGTAAAAATTGGAGAAGTTATTAGAATAGAAGTAAACTGCGAAGAGTTTAGAAGAAACGCTATTCAAAATGGGAAACAAATAGTTATTCAAAAAGTAAGAGAAGCTGAAAGAGAATATATTTATGATAGATTTAAAGTAAAAGAGCATGATATTATAAATGGAATTATTAGAAGAATAGATGAAAGAAAAAATGTATTTATAGAGTTTGATGGAATTGAAGCTATTCTTCCACCAGTTGAACAATCTCCAGCAGACACTTATAGAGTAGGAGAGAGAATAAAAGTTTATTTAGCAGAGGTAGAAAAAACTAATAAATTCCCTAAAATTGTTATTTCAAGAAAGCATGAAGGATTGTTAAGAAAATTATTTGAATTAGAAATTCCAGAGATTACATCTGGACTTATAGAAATAAAAGCAGTTGCTAGAGAAGCAGGTTCTAGAGCTAAAGTTGCTGTATATTCTGCAGATCCTAATATAGATACTGTAGGAGCATGTATTGGTCAAAAAGGATTAAGAATAAAAAATATAGTTAACGAGTTAAATGGAGAAAAGATTGATATTGTAGTTTGGAAAGAGTCTGTTGAAGAATTTGTTTCAGCAGTTTTAAGTCCTGCTAAAGTAGTAAGTGTAGAAGTAGTAGAGGAGGAAAATACAGCTAGAGTAATAGTTGACAACTCACAACTTTCACTTGCAATAGGTAAAAATGGGCAAAATGCAAGACTTGCAGCAAAATTAACTGGAATGAGAGTGGATATAAAAACTGCAGACAGAGTAGAAGAAGGAGAATAG
- a CDS encoding DUF448 domain-containing protein: protein MDSSTIVHERTCLICREKKEKKDLFRLVKPGEDRYYFDEKQKAQSRGYYVCKSHECLKRLSKHKKIKVSTDDLMKMLNQLNKGEKDYLNILKAMKNSQALSFGMNMVLEEIEHTHFLVLAEDISEKNERKLLAKAKELDIKYVYFGNKNQLGEIFGKEEVSVIAVKSKKMARGLID from the coding sequence TTGGATAGTAGTACTATTGTTCATGAAAGAACTTGTCTTATTTGCAGAGAAAAAAAGGAGAAAAAAGACCTTTTTAGACTTGTAAAACCAGGGGAAGATAGATATTACTTTGATGAAAAGCAAAAAGCTCAAAGTAGAGGATACTATGTTTGTAAATCTCATGAATGTCTGAAGAGATTATCAAAACATAAAAAAATAAAAGTGAGTACAGATGATTTAATGAAAATGTTAAATCAATTAAATAAAGGTGAAAAGGACTATTTAAATATTTTGAAAGCAATGAAGAACTCACAGGCTTTATCTTTTGGAATGAATATGGTTTTAGAAGAGATTGAACATACGCATTTTTTAGTTCTTGCAGAAGATATAAGTGAAAAAAATGAGAGAAAACTTCTAGCAAAAGCAAAAGAATTAGATATAAAATATGTGTATTTTGGAAATAAAAATCAACTTGGTGAAATCTTTGGAAAAGAAGAAGTCAGTGTAATTGCTGTAAAAAGTAAGAAGATGGCCCGTGGACTCATAGATTAA
- the infB gene encoding translation initiation factor IF-2, with protein sequence MKKRVHELAKEYGMSSKDFLILLKDEIKLETAESLKNLSGLSVDDVERVRKYFEEMTAPKESVEEKGVALNKKLLEEDEIFEEERASKKSKKNKKNNKKESFDGNDEERGKKNKKKKGRRTDFVMKTVEAAGSETIEEDGMKIIKIRGEITLGDFAERLGVASSEIIKKLFLKGQMLTINSPLSIETVEEIAMDYDALVEQEEEVELEFGEKFALEVEDRVEDLQERPPVITIMGHVDHGKTSLLDAIRASNVVEGEAGGITQKIGAYQIVKNGKKITFVDTPGHEAFTDMRARGAQVTDIAILVVAADDGVMPQTIEALSHAKAANVPIIVAVNKIDKPEANPMRVKQELMEHGLVSVEWGGDTEFVEVSAKQKLHLDDLLDTILITAEILELKANPRKRAKGVVLESRLDPKVGPIADILVQEGTLKIGDVIVAGETYGKVRALLNDKGERVEKVELSQPAEIIGFTQVPQAGDTMYVIQNEQHAKRIVEEVAKERKLAETSKKTITLESLSEQFDHENLKELNLVLRADSRGSVDALRESLLKLSTSEVAVNIIQAASGAITESDVKLAEVSNAIIIGFNVRPTTKAIKEAEVNGVEIRTSNIIYHITEDIEKALTGMLDPEYKEIYLGRIEIKKVFKVSKIGNVAGCIVVDGKVRNDSNIRLLRNGVVMYEGKLASLKRFKDDAKEVVVGQECGLGIENFNDIKEGDIVEAFEMQEVKRTLK encoded by the coding sequence ATGAAAAAGAGAGTACATGAGTTAGCAAAAGAGTATGGAATGAGTAGCAAAGATTTTTTAATTTTGCTAAAAGATGAGATAAAATTAGAGACAGCAGAAAGTTTAAAGAATTTGTCTGGGTTAAGTGTTGATGATGTAGAGAGGGTAAGAAAATATTTTGAAGAGATGACTGCCCCAAAAGAAAGTGTAGAAGAAAAAGGAGTAGCTTTGAATAAAAAACTTTTAGAAGAAGACGAAATTTTTGAAGAGGAAAGAGCTTCGAAAAAATCAAAGAAAAATAAGAAAAATAATAAAAAAGAGTCATTTGATGGAAATGATGAAGAAAGAGGAAAGAAAAATAAAAAGAAAAAAGGTAGAAGAACAGATTTTGTAATGAAAACTGTTGAGGCTGCTGGTTCTGAAACGATAGAAGAAGATGGAATGAAAATAATTAAGATCAGAGGAGAGATTACTCTTGGCGATTTTGCTGAAAGATTAGGGGTAGCTAGTTCTGAGATAATTAAAAAACTTTTCTTAAAAGGACAAATGTTAACAATAAATAGTCCGTTATCAATTGAAACAGTAGAAGAGATAGCTATGGACTATGATGCTTTAGTAGAGCAAGAGGAAGAAGTAGAATTAGAATTTGGAGAAAAATTTGCTCTTGAAGTTGAAGATAGAGTAGAAGATTTACAAGAGAGACCACCTGTAATAACAATTATGGGACACGTTGACCATGGAAAAACATCTTTACTAGATGCTATTAGAGCAAGTAATGTAGTAGAAGGAGAAGCTGGAGGAATTACTCAAAAAATAGGAGCTTATCAAATAGTAAAAAATGGTAAGAAAATAACTTTCGTAGATACTCCAGGACACGAAGCCTTTACAGATATGAGAGCAAGAGGAGCTCAAGTAACTGATATAGCTATATTAGTTGTAGCTGCGGATGATGGTGTAATGCCTCAAACAATAGAAGCATTATCACATGCTAAAGCAGCAAATGTACCAATAATTGTAGCTGTAAATAAGATAGATAAACCAGAAGCTAACCCAATGAGAGTAAAACAAGAGCTAATGGAGCATGGGCTTGTTTCAGTAGAATGGGGAGGAGATACTGAATTTGTAGAAGTATCTGCTAAGCAAAAATTACATTTAGATGATTTATTAGATACAATACTTATTACTGCTGAAATATTAGAGTTAAAAGCAAATCCTAGGAAAAGAGCTAAAGGGGTCGTATTAGAATCAAGACTTGACCCTAAAGTAGGACCAATAGCAGATATTTTAGTTCAAGAAGGAACTTTAAAAATTGGAGATGTTATTGTAGCTGGAGAAACTTATGGTAAAGTAAGAGCTCTATTAAATGATAAAGGTGAAAGAGTAGAGAAAGTAGAACTTTCTCAACCAGCAGAAATAATAGGATTTACACAAGTACCTCAAGCTGGAGATACTATGTATGTAATCCAAAATGAACAACATGCAAAAAGAATTGTAGAAGAGGTTGCTAAAGAGAGAAAATTAGCTGAAACAAGTAAGAAGACTATAACTCTTGAATCTCTATCAGAACAATTTGATCATGAAAACTTAAAAGAGTTAAATCTTGTATTAAGAGCTGATTCTAGAGGTTCAGTAGATGCATTAAGAGAATCATTATTAAAATTATCTACAAGTGAAGTTGCAGTAAATATTATTCAAGCTGCTTCTGGAGCAATTACTGAAAGTGACGTAAAGCTAGCAGAAGTATCAAATGCAATTATCATAGGATTTAATGTAAGACCTACAACTAAAGCTATAAAAGAAGCTGAAGTTAATGGAGTAGAGATTAGAACATCTAATATAATTTATCATATTACTGAAGATATAGAGAAAGCATTAACTGGTATGTTAGATCCAGAGTATAAAGAGATATATCTAGGAAGAATTGAGATTAAAAAAGTGTTTAAAGTTTCTAAGATTGGAAATGTAGCTGGATGTATTGTTGTAGATGGAAAAGTTAGAAATGATTCAAATATCAGACTTCTTAGAAATGGTGTTGTAATGTATGAAGGAAAACTTGCATCACTTAAGAGATTTAAAGATGATGCCAAAGAAGTTGTAGTAGGACAAGAGTGTGGACTTGGAATTGAGAACTTCAATGATATCAAAGAAGGAGATATAGTAGAAGCTTTTGAAATGCAAGAAGTAAAAAGAACTCTAAAATAA
- the rbfA gene encoding 30S ribosome-binding factor RbfA — MKRQRLAGIEKEMSRVISQVLFEEIKNPKIRGLVSVTNIRVTEDLKFADVYFSIMSGQMNGEKAVDKETVLEGLNQIKGYLRKRVAEEIEIRYIPEIRVKLDDSIEHAIKISKLLNDLKG; from the coding sequence ATGAAAAGACAAAGATTAGCAGGAATAGAAAAAGAGATGAGTAGAGTAATATCTCAAGTTCTATTTGAAGAGATAAAAAACCCTAAAATAAGAGGATTAGTTTCTGTTACAAATATAAGAGTAACAGAAGATCTAAAATTTGCAGACGTATATTTTAGTATTATGTCTGGACAAATGAATGGAGAAAAAGCTGTTGATAAGGAAACAGTATTAGAAGGACTTAATCAGATAAAAGGGTATCTAAGAAAAAGAGTAGCTGAAGAAATAGAGATAAGATATATACCAGAAATAAGAGTAAAACTAGATGATTCTATTGAGCATGCAATAAAAATATCAAAACTTTTAAATGATTTAAAAGGATAG